The Scophthalmus maximus strain ysfricsl-2021 chromosome 7, ASM2237912v1, whole genome shotgun sequence genome includes a window with the following:
- the mical3a gene encoding protein-methionine sulfoxide oxidase mical3a isoform X18, with translation MGDGGAGATGGNGANRSHVLFDSFVQASTCKGTLKAFQELCDHTEVRPTEHRVFYHKLKSKLNYWKAKALWAKLDKRASHKEYKKGRACANSKCLIIGAGPCGLRTAIELAFLGARVVLLEKRDAFSRNNVLHLWPFTIQDLRGLGAKKFYGKFCAGAIDHISIRQLQLMLLKVALLLGIEIHVNVEFKGLIEPPGDQETERIGWRAEVHPRTHPVNELEFDVIIGADGRRNTLPGFGRKEFRGKLAIAITANFINRHTSAEAKVEEISGVAFIFNQKFFQDLREATGIDLENIVYYKDDTHYFVMTAKKQSLLEKGVILHDYADTEMLLSRANVDQAALLSYAREAADFSTSQQLPTLDFAINHYGQPDVAMFDFTCMYASENAAMVRQRNGHQLLVALVGDSLLEPFWPMGTGIARGFLAAMDSGWMVKSWAQGKTPLEVLAERESIYRLLPQTTTENISKNFNQYCVDPTTRYPNISLNFLKPSQVRHLIDTGESREMRIEIENVINSSTPKLARNENCLLDKQSQESIARSSKLLNWCQRQTEGYRNVKVTDLTMSWKSGLALCALIHRYRPDLIDFDSLDERDQEKNNQLGFDVAEKEFCISPCMTGKEMSSVVEPDKLSMVMYLSQFYEMFKDTVPPGDKQNMSPEEKAALIASTKSPISFLSKLGQSIAISRKRNPKDKKEKDVDGLGKRRKTSQSEDEELSRASRDDRPCVPALQSERKMDCAAVGNHNKVKVMATQLLAKFEENAPAQHSGLKRQGDSLPNLDRLLPPSPPRPSVKEPVRLAPVPAWRKRRTQQQEQLSIRYKEMIKCQTLPGKGGEQARSGADPLSSSGSRSCPKKTILLPSSSSTSSLSLHSEHFSKSEEEEELEYYERPLKHGEWEPLQPTDPGPIHIPGIQERADRLVSRFKDKPDKLPKPKKKPSRFFLERWYLSRGLTESPVSSPDSCRKESAGPLHSDDPTPLYGLSIQERAEQLAAQFERKPPVGPQKKPSCLFTEQWHLARAQTPPGSPPSSSDALRQRYVRMYTGGVSSLAEQIASQLQSQEDPKPLPEKRDLGSLRKDFPVNIGGSDVCFFCRKRVYVMERLSAEGKFFHRSCFKCDYCNTTLRLSSYAFDVEDGKFYCKPHYCYRLSGYAQRKRPAPSPAPITAKENLTPQSSPSAVDAPGRAMAAAAPSSELQPSVPEVNGLQEPSLAKRLRGTPERIELENYRLSLQREEELEEVPEETLAEHNLSSVLDKATDADLGSSSSESDMEEEDEQEDQDLDQDQEEEEAEDQQLASPSDLGGVPWKEAVELHAKLRGDPGDEDDEEGEGEGEHDALGDAASRNGELDEEEEEEEEEDEDDEESSDEPCEDEDLEAEANSPDMEPGTEMDQDDIPSDAEAESRLHQSEDAGALPEEDKKSESVGVSSGVEPSSISPMQKDVVLSPLEPPPEPETQILLVKSPGTRFFSDPFIPEETTAERTAPSPAARSPLCPSPVPSPPAAAAAAASPVNVSAASPPSSPTRSPVASPLKPAIKSPVRSPVRSPVSPPIRSQPTPLPETRTPISPVYPHRSICPLTGNPLSPICAQPLPCHEPSSPLTSDSPVRTQPVPAVTSTPMGQTDRGTPEPSKSIDSSTEEAKKTDIIEEFWQKSAEIRKSLGLTPLDRSSKIFEKSVVKEAPSQDPTPVKAPGVSEEQKPAFTGRAVIRRLNITLEGQVITPVAPAELKSNGSDKRDLSSSSGLGLNGSMATSQTANSDSYTMSDSTMLTPPSSPPPPVPANQSPAVFRQQRHQVSWSNGTERLPPERVKEPQKSRTPVPAPRTQLSPASQPKPAPRKVPSPQAAAEAAPEVAPDAAHEAAPVVVMRVKKKPRSEEVRKSFVETVEEIPFADDVEETYDERTPETSMNRYYTPPTSKPSRVKPPLHLALAMENGKPNIPASKAQRATQFSPEAKEIAEERIRAREKSVKSQALKEAMAKQLNRMKESDIDKGASPKVAWSATPDAAGKSKKPAASPKSSAVKALEKKTETLPERFFSSNKSLDSSVASSDGSSAGKSKKRSSLFSPRKNKKEKKAKNDGSRLSGADETPPKHKSLWKAVFSGYKKDKKKKDDKSCPSTPSSSSTTQDSGKKGTSPTGKSSDLKSRRNLSFSEDSDLSCDDVLERSSQKSKADRHADIFDLVSDIQKETIKEQGLEKERRRELKEKRRAKERQKEREREKEVAREKDKDDEESVYVPHALAFKRSYATKKTYTEEELNAKLTRRVQKAARRQAKQEELKRLHRAQIIQRQLEQVEEKQRQLEERGVAVEKALRGEAGLYKGTYTLPKQHKRRSDYWGDSNYSEILDLHLGVEPFVGMPRQRRALSFCPCCSPEGMGKKDDPKLMQEWFKLVQEKNALVRYESELMIFARELELEDRQSRLQQELRERMAVEDHLKTDKELAQERQILNEMLEVVEQRDALVALLEEQRLREKEEDKDLEGVMLSKGFNLNWV, from the exons ATGGGGGATGGAGGTGCTGGTGCCACCGGAGGAAACGGGGCGAATCGGTCCCACGTCCTGTTCGACAGCTTCGTCCAGGCGTCCACGTGCAAGGGCACGCTCAAGGCCTTCCAGGAGCTGTGCGACCACACAGAGGTCAGGCCCACGGAGCACCGGGTCTTCTATCACAAGCTCAAGTCCAAGCTCAACTACTGGAAGGCCAAGGCGCTCTGGGCCAAGCTGGACAAGAGGGCCAGCCACAAGGAGTACAAGAAGGGTCGCGCCTGTGCCAACTCAAAG TGTCTGATCATCGGTGCGGGGCCATGCGGCTTACGTACCGCCATCGAGCTGGCCTTCCTGGGGGCCAGAGTGGTGCTGCTGGAGAAGAGAGACGCCTTCTCCAGGAACAACGTGCTGCACCTCTGGCCCTTCACCATCCAGGACCTCAGGGGCCTCGGGGCCAAGAAGTTCTACGGGAAGTTCTGTGCCGGTGCCATCGATCATATCA GTATTCGTCAGCTCCAGCTGATGCTGCTCAAAGTGGCTCTCCTCCTGGGCATTGAGATCCATGTCAACGTAGAGTTCAAGGGTCTCATTGAGCCCCCCGGCGATCAAGAAACTGAAA GGATAGGCTGGAGGGCTGAGGTCCACCCCAGGACGCACCCTGTCAACGAGCTGGAGTTCGATGTCATCATCGGAGCAGACGGAAGGAGAAATACCTTACCAG GGTTTGGGCGTAAGGAGTTCCGGGGCAAGCTCGCGATCGCCATCACCGCCAACTTCATCAACAGGCACACGTCGGCGGAGGCAAAGGTTGAAGAGATCAGCGGTGTGGCCTTCATCTTCAACCAGAAGTTCTTTCAAGACCTCCGAGAAGCCACAG GTATTGACCTGGAAAACATCGTTTACTACAAGGATGACACGCACTACTTTGTGATGACTGCCAAAAAGCAGAGCCTGTTGGAGAAAGGAGTCATTCTGCAT GACTATGCGGACACAGAGATGCTGCTTTCCCGAGCTAACGTAGACCAGGCCGCCCTGCTCTCTTACGCCCGAGAGGCTGCGGATTTCTCCACCAGCCAACAGCTGCCCACACTGGACTTTGCCATCAACCACTACGGCCAGCCGGATGTGGCCATGTTCGACTTCACCTGCATGTACGCCTCGGAGAACGCCGCCATGGTGCGCCAGCGCAACGGCCACCAGCTGCTGGTGGCGCTGGTGGGCGACAGCCTGTTGGAG CCCTTCTGGCCCATGGGCACCGGCATCGCCCGAGGTTTCCTGGCGGCCATGGACTCAGGCTGGATGGTGAAGAGCTGGGCTCAAGGAAAAACCCCACTGGAGGTGCTGGCTGAGAG GGAGAGTATCTACCGCCTGCTGCCCCAGACCACAACGGAAAACATCAGCAAGAACTTCAATCAGTACTGCGTGGATCCGACCACGCGCTACCCCAACATAAGCCTTAACTTCCTTAAGCCCAGCCAG GTTCGGCATCTCATCGACACGGGGGAGTCGAGGGAAATGCGCATAGAAATAGAGAACGTTATCAACTCGTCGACGCCCAAGTTGGCCAGGAATG AAAATTGCCTGCTTGACAAGCAGTCGCAAG AATCCATCGCTCGATCTAGTAAGCTGCTCAACTGGTGCCAGAGACAAACGGAGGGATACAGGAATGTTAAAGTCACAGACCTCACCATGTCCTGGAAGAGCGGTCTGGCCCTGTGTGCCCTCATCCACCGGTATAGACCGGATCTCAT TGACTTTGACTCGCTGGACGAGCGCGACCAGGAAAAGAACAACCAGTTGGGCTTCGACGTGGCGGAGAAGGAGTTTTGCATATCGCCCTGCATGACTGGCAAGGAGATGTCTTCCGTGGTGGAGCCAGACAAACTCTCCATGGTCATGTACCTCAGCCAGTTTTATGAGATGTTCAAGGACACAGTGCCACCCGGAG ATAAGCAAAACATGAGTCCGGAGGAGAAGGCAGCACTGATAGCCAGCACCAAGTCTCCCATCTCGTTCCTCAGCAAACTGGGTCAGAGCATAGCGATATCCAGGAAACGGAATCCAAAG gacaaaaaagagaaggatgTGGACGGTTtggggaagagaaggaaaaccAGTCAGTCTGAAGAT gaGGAATTATCCAGGGCCAGTCGTGACGACAGGCCGTGCGTCCCCGCTCTCCAGTCTGAGAGAAAAATGGACTGTGCCGCTGTGGGGAACCACAACAAAGTCAAGGTCATGGCCACCCAGCTGCTCGCCAAGTTCGAGGAGAACGCCCCTGCCCAGCACTCAGGACTCAAACGACAG GGGGACTCGCTGCCCAATCTGGACCGCCTTttgcccccctccccgccccggCCCTCTGTGAAAGAGCCGGTGCGCCTGGCACCTGTTCCCGCCTGGAGAAAG AGacgcacacagcagcaggagcagctgagcATTCGCTACAAAGAAATGATCAAGTGTCAGACGCTGCCCGGTAAAGGGGGGGAGCAG GCCAGAAGTGGCGCGGACCCACTGTCCAGCTCGGGCTCTCGGAGTTGCCCAAAGAAAACCATTCtgctcccttcttcctcctccacttcctcgctctctcttcacTCAGAG CATTTCAGcaaaagtgaggaggaagaggagcttgAATACTACGAAAGGCCTCTGAAACACGGG GAGTGGGAGCCTCTGCAGCCGACAGACCCGGGACCCATTCACATACCTGGTATACAGGAGAGGGCCGACCGCCTGGTGTCACGGTTTAAGGACAAACCTGACAAGCTGCCGAAG CCCAAGAAAAAGCCGTCCCGCTTCTTTTTAGAGCGGTGGTACTTGTCCCGAGGCCTAACAGAGAGTCCAGTATCCTCTCCTGACTCCTGTAGAAAG GAGTCAGCAGGGCCCCTGCACTCTGACGACCCAACGCCCTTATATGGGCTTAGTATTCAGGAGAGGGCCGAGCAACTTGCCGCTCAGTTTGAGCGCAAGCCGCCAGTTGGACCACAG AAAAAACCCTCTTGTTTATTTACGGAACAATGGCACCTGGCCCGAGCCCAGACTCCGCCCGGCTCGCCCCCCTCGTCCTCTGACGCCCTCCGACAG CGCTATGTAAGGATGTACACGGGGGGAGTTAGCTCACTGGCTGAGCAGATAGCCAGTCAGCTTCAGTCTCAGGAAGACCCCAAGCCCCTGCCTGAAAAGAGGGATTTG GGCTCCCTGAGAAAGGATTTCCCGGTCAACATCGGCGGCAGCGACGTCTGCTTCTTCTGTCGAAAGCGCGTGTACGTGATGGAGAGGCTGAGCGCCGAGGGGAAGTTCTTCCACCGCAGCTGCTTCAAGTGCGACTACTGCAACACCACACTGCGACTGTCCTCTTATGCCTTCGACGTGGAGGACG GGAAATTTTACTGCAAGCCGCACTACTGTTACCGACTGTCTGGCTACGCCCAGAGAAAGAGGCCTGCTCCCTCCCCTGCTCCAATCACAGCGAAG GAGAACCTGACGCCCCAGTCCTCCCCATCGGCCGTAGACGCCCCAGGAAGGGCGATGGCAGCGGCGGCCCCCTCGTCCGAGCTCCAGCCCTCAG TGCCGGAGGTCAACGGACTGCAGGAGCCGAGCCTGGCCAAGCGCCTGCGTGGCACTCCGGAGCGCATCGAGCTGGAGAACTACCGCCTGTcgctgcagagggaggaggagctggaggaggtgccCGAGGAGACGCTGGCCGAGCACAACCTCAGCAGTGTGCTGGACAAGGCCACAGACGCCGACCTGGGCTCCAG TAGCTCAGAGtcagacatggaggaggaggatgagcaggaggaccaggacctggatcaggatcaggaggaggaggaggcggaagacCAACAGCTTGCCAGCCCCTCGGACCTCGGCGGCGTTCCCTGGAAGGAGGCGGTGGAGCTCCACGCCAAGCTGAGGGGCGACCCCGGCGACGAAGAcgacgaggagggagagggagagggggagcaCGATGCTCTGGGCGACGCGGCCAGCAGGAACGGCGAAttagatgaagaagaagaggaggaggaggaggaggatgaagatgacgaggagTCGAGCGATG AACCGTGTGAGGACGAAGACCTGGAGGCAGAAGCCAACAGCCCAGATATGGAGCCCGGAACAGAGATGGACCAGG ACGACATCCCTTCAGACGCAGAAGCCGAGTCTCGTCTGCACCAGTCGGAGGACGCTGGAGCACTTCCTGAAGAAGACAAGAAATCTGAGAGTGTGGGAGTGTCCTCCGGCGTTG AACCCTCCAGCATCAGCCCGATGCAGAAGGATGTTGTCCTCTCACCTCTCGAACCGCCACCAGAGcctgagacacag aTACTTCTTGTGAAGTCGCCCGGCACTCGCTTTTTCTCGGATCCGTTCATACCCGAGGAAACGACGGCCGAGAGGACAGCTCCTTCCCCGGCTGCCAGGAGCCCGCTGTGCCCTTCGCCcgtcccttctcctcctgctgctgccgctgctgccgcttcTCCCGTCAATGTCTCTGCCGCATCGCCTCCCAGTTCGCCCACCAGATCGCCTGTCGCCTCCCCACTCAAGCCTGCAATCAAGTCCCCCGTCAGATCCCCCGTCAGGTCTCCCGTTAGCCCACCGATCCGCTCCCAGCCCACCCCCCTACCGGAGACGCGCACTCCTATATCTCCCGTCTACCCTCACCGCTCCATTTGCCCTCTCACGGGTAACCCCCTCTCCCCAATCTGTGCGCAGCCGTTGCCTTGTCACGAACCGTCGTCGCCGCTCACCTCGGATTCTCCCGTCAGAACTCAGCCTGTCCCCGCGGTCACCTCCACGCCCATGGGCCAGACTGACAGGGGCACGCCGGAGCCCTCAAAGTCTATAGATTCCTCGACGGAGGAAGCTAAGAAGACCGATATCATCGAGGAATTTTGGCAAAAGAGCGCCGAGATAAGGAAAAGCCTCGGCCTGACTCCTTTGGATCGCAGTAGCAAAATCTTCGAAAAGAGCGTCGTTAAGGAGGCTCCGTCGCAGGACCCCACCCCTGTCAAGGCACCAGGTGTGTCAGAGGAGCAGAAGCCTGCCTTTACTGGCCGCGCTGTCATTCGCAGGCTCAACATCACTCTCGAGGGTCAGGTAATTACGCCCGTTGCCCCTGCCGAGCTCAAGAGTAATGGCTCTGATAAGAGGGacctcagcagcagctctggctTGGGGTTGAACGGCAGCATGGCCACGAGTCAGACGGCGAACAGCGACAGCTACACCATGTCCGACTCCACGATGCTCACCCCGCCCTCCAGCCCGCCGCCACCCGTGCCTGCAAATCAGTCTCCAGCCGTGTTCAGGCAGCAGAGACACCAGGTGTCCTGGAGCAACGGAACAGAAAGACTTCCACCGGAGCGCGTCAAAGAGCCACAAAAATCCAGGACTCCTGTTCCCGCGCCGCGGACCCAGCTGAGCCCCGCGTCTCAGCCCAAGCCTGCGCCCAGGAAAGTGCCATCGCCCCAGGCAGCTGCGGAAGCGGCTCCCGAAGTGGCTCCCGATGCGGCTCATGAAGCAGCTCCAGTGGTCGTCATGAGGGTGAAGAAGAAGCCCCGGtcggaggaggtgaggaagtcGTTTgtggagacggtggaggagATTCCGTTTGCCGATGACGTGGAGGAGACGTACGACGAGCGGACGCCGGAAACGAGCATGAACAGGTATTACACTCCACCCACCAGCAAGCCCAGCAGAGTGAAACCTCCTCTGCATCTGGCGCTGGCAATGGAGAACGGTAAACCCAACATCCCGGCTTCTAAGGCACAGAGGGCGACTCAATTCTCTCCAGAGGCCAAGGAGATCGCCGAGGAGAGAATCCGGGCCAGAGAAAAGTCTGTCAAGAGCCAGGCGCTGAAGGAGGCCATGGCCAAGCAGCTGAACAGAATGAAAGAATCCGACATTGACAAGGGCGCCTCGCCCAAAGTGGCCTGGAGCGCAACGCCGGACGCCGcgggaaaaagtaaaaagccgGCCGCATCACCGAAGTCGTCGGCCGTGAAAGCCCTCGAGAAGAAGACGGAGACTCTGCCCGAGCGCTTCTTCAGCAGCAACAAGAGCCTGGACAGCTCAGTGGCCTCGTCCGACGGCTCCTCCGCCGGCAAGAGCAAGAAGCGCAGCTCGCTCTTCTCGCCGCGCAAGAataagaaggagaaaaaggccAAGAACGACGGCAGCAGGCTCTCCGGCGCCGACGAGACGCCGCCCAAGCACAAGTCGCTGTGGAAGGCAGTGTTCTCCGGCTacaagaaggacaagaagaagaaggacgacAAATCGTGTCCGAGCACGCcgtccagcagctccaccacTCAGGACTCTGGCAAGAAGGGAACATCGCCAACCGGGAAATCATCAG ATTTGAAATCCCGCAGAAACTTGAGCTTCTCCGAGGACTCTGACCTGTCGTGCGACGACGTCCTCGAGCGATCCTCCCAGAAGTCGAAGGCAGAT CGGCACGCGGACATCTTTGACCTCGTGTCAGACATTCAGAAGGAGACGATAAAGGAGCAGgggctggagaaggagaggaggagggagttaaaggaaaaaaggagggcgaaagagaggcagaaagagagagagcgggagaaagaGGTTGCTCGAGAAAAGGACAAAGACGACGAGGAG TCGGTTTATGTTCCTCATGCGCTGGCGTTCAAGAGATCGTACGCCACGAAG AAAACCTACACGGAGGAAGAGCTGAACGCCAAGC